The sequence TTTCACAGTTTATGCTGTTCTTTTCCAATGAGAGTTAATTGTGTTGGTTGCTTAAAAAGTAAGGGTCCCCATGTGGACAACAGTTACAAATGCAGGTACTTAGTACTGGTGAGTACTCCCCAGTTCAAGGACTGGTCCAAAGTAGATTCTTTGTAAATGAAAGATATTAGTGAAATGTCATGAATGTAGTTCTTACTCACGTAGTGACAGAAAGAGGACGGTGTGGCGATTATTCCTCTCATCCTGGAAAGTGTCAACGGCGATGTGCTTGTAGTGGTGGTGACTAAAGAGAAGTGGGCCCGATGCGTTCAGAGGTTGGACCCAGTCCTCCACCTCAGATGTCTCTTCTATCTCCTTCAGGGTTTGTGCAGATAACATTGTGCTGTCTGCAAcacactgaggaaaaaaaaacgacAAGCAGGACGTTTCTGAGCCACTCGTAGAGATCTGGTCGGATCAGGGAGCATGAACTGGTGCCAAACCAAGACAGAACCGCTGTGACAGACAACTAGTCCATCTCCACCCGCTCAGTCACCATCTACCTACCACAAGTGAAATGTGAAAGCCCTTTCCCAGttgctggggttctcaacactgacACCTGCAGGCCGGGTCACATTTTCAGTCTTAAGCGATCTCAAAGGAAGAAGTGCATGAAGAGCAGTCCATAAAGAGTTCAACTCTCATTGTCAGCAAACCAGTAGTTATGAGTTTTAATGTAGATAACAATGTCTACACCTCCATCAATCTCCACCTTCTCGTGGTTGAGGGGACAGtgggctccagtattcctgggagCTGAGCTGTCTGAAGCATTAACTCCTGGTAGGGCCTTCCTCGGCACATGGGATCTAGGTGACGAGATAAAACGATTCCGGAAAGATTGACACAAACATTGAAAGAGTCATCTCACCAGAAGAAACCAGAAGCTCCTCCTGGAGCTAGACCTAGAGGGAAGAGCTGACAGGCGAGCACCTGGTACCAAGTCTACAACCATGGGGCTCGATTGGGAGTGGATGAGGTTCACCCAGAAATGCTGACGTCTGTGGATGTTGTTGCGCTGTCTGTCATGACCGACGCCTACACAGTGTTGCATAGAGATTTGGATCAGTACCTCTAGATTAGAAAACTTGGGTGGTGTTTTCCATCTTTAACATAGTgctgcagataactgaaacaatttttcaaatggtgataTGAGCACCAAAGTCAGCGCTTGTGTGATTTCCCCTATAACTGGAACACACGCCGCGCTTACCTTTATTAGCAGAGCAGATAatggaatatttacagaggaatcattcaaatggtgatacaagcaccaaatttggcccaAATAGTCCTTAGAcataactcttttgaaaaagaagacaggccacttgaattttcaattaggcagccaggtagtggtcaataaagaattacacaggggtcaaaatttaaaaattctccaGTTTTATTGAAAGGTataaccacattatgtgtctgatcataaagattccaaaaaggtatagtttggactatctgtgactaaatattttggagttatgggggtaaaaacagcaaaaatagtgacaaagttcaatttcagtctgtacagggtcaaaagttaaagttgctccaattttggtaaaaagtgatgccgaTTATGAGTTGAGttaatgggattaataaatggaataatgtTGACAgtactgaatgcttggtctccaaagtaaaggtcaaacaaggtcaacatccattggattctatgacatgtgacatatgttaccccataacatgacaactaagcatgacacatggtgcaaactattcctttttaaaaccctataaaCTCAACCAATAATGGTCCCCTGTCAGAAAACACTGTCTGTCTGAGTCAGGGGAGCGTCATTACCCCAGTTGAAGACGTTCAAGTATACTGGGATCTTGTTTATGAGTGGGGATAAGATGGATTGTGAGGTCAGTGGATGGACTGaggtggtgtctgatgttctgCAGATGCTGAACTGGACCATTATGGTGATTAAaaaaagctgagccagaaggtgagattCTTGGTGTACCAGTCAGTTTCTGCTGGTCATGATGTTTGGGtattgaccgaaagaacaaggtcatggatacaagtggtggaaaCTGTATTCCTCCTTGGGGTATCTGGGCTGACATtctgggacagggtgagataCTTGAATATCtgagagggactctgagtagagaccctgcttcttcgcatcaaaatgatccagctgaggtggtttgggcatctgatgaGGATGCTGCCAGGTGGTCTTCCAGGCAGTGAAGACCTCTGAGAAGACCCGGGACACATTGTAGGGATTATACTGTATCTCCCAGCTGACTGGGAAACACTGCCCCAGGAAGTgctagaggacttggccaaggaagtgtgggatgagttgcttggttggataagtggcagaaaatgaatgaatgaattacacGTACCAGCCGACTCCTCTGTTTTGGGTTCCCTGAGCTTTTCAATGGAGACTTCATGAAGATGTCGTGGATATCTCGTATTGTGTAGACACATGCGGCGCTGAAACCCCTGCAGAAGCACATCAGCAGACACGGCTAATTTTAACatcagaaaacaaaattaaatgatGGTTTAACTTGTTaaacagtaagggccccttcacacatagtgcgaatgtggtcgcatgcaaaatgtgtaaaatcgtagctgcctcgaacgcctcatacacctgttgctacaactatttgcgcacaccagcgggtgaaagacagagtgtgcgctgtgcgagcccatcgaaccctctcggggcaggtgtcgaccaaatttCAGCTGACTCACACAAGCAcctaacactgctcgtttggcacttagaaaatatggagCCATTCAAACTATcatcacaacaacagtcagcagacgatcactgtcgagctggatgtgaaatttatctTAAGTCTGCTGGTCTGCTCACAGCTGCGGCTGTTAaaatctctgctcctggatgtcccagcttgagaacatgttccgtgtttggaaggacatgaacttacaacattcctcagtgagacgcgtgtctctgcctgctgtcctcatgtggaaattatataaaacatctttcgcctgcAGTGGCCGCACACAGCGTgcctcatccatgtctttgttgatttcagcttGTTTTTTCGCACTGATTACAGggcagcgatggtagcgcagtggtaaagtttccgtctggtaatcagagcttacgggtttgaatcccgtgagtgacttGTATTTTTTagtccagggttatttaaccgtggggttctgtgTTGCGTccctttttatgtattatttatatcaactcagtgatattcactaattatacagctggtttttattttattgttctccacattagcggcatgatgtggtgcagctgcttgcactgtgttcctgctcgaaagacaccgccgTGCGCACtgggatcatgcacgcctgcccgtcagctcgatgtttgcgtggatcactcatacaagctgttctgccgtgagtcgccctgagttgtatttatttgtaccatgtgtgaaggggcccaaaccTGCAATCAATAACGGAATCCTACCACTGGTTTCTGAAGAGCCCGTAGACTTTGGTGTCCTGCCATTGTTCCGCCGGAACTGTGGCCATGCCCACCAGCTCAGAGTAATGCTGTCTGCTGGTCCGGTCTCCACAGTAAAGTCTGGCACTCATCTGGGAGGTCCATTTAAACTGCAGGTTGTTTTTCCTCCCTCCTTTGTCGGCCTAGAACACAGTGTTTCAGCATTTCAGGAATTGTGTCTTAAAACACTCTCACACGTGTGACTGAATGcctgcattttttaattttaggtACTATAAACCACCAGTTCTTTGTCACCAACATCTGTCGATGGTCGATCATCTCCACCATTTCTCCAGGTGTTTTCAAAGAATCCACCATCATTATGACGAAAACAGAAGTGAAGAAAAACTGGATCCTCCGCAAGACACAAGACTTTAAATCTTGATCCTGGTCTGCAGACTTACATCCTGCACTGAGGCCCGTTGGAGCTGaggcttatctctggattctgtaacGTCAAATGGACGAAAGTCTACAACTCCCTCTGTCAAGCGTACTTCTGCAGCCAATCCTGGTACCCATTTCCtggtgggtggactgagacaatgcaaactGCATCttgaccaaggacacagacagatagcatgagcgggattcaaacccagctgTACACATTGACAGACGAGGTCCTGTAGAAGACAGGCATGATAATTTTCAGAATTTGTCCTGAATTCCATATTTTTTAGAACAAACTGGATGAAGCATTCCTGACTTTTTTTCAAGCTTAACTGCCAAACTAAGGCGTAAAATGGGACTAATTTAGCCTAAAACCTGGGCGCTCCTACAGTCGACCCCAGACCCCCAGCCGACTTTCAGGATGTCTCATTCTTATGTCTCTGCACATTGGTAGTCCAACTTCCACTCAGTTCCCATTGTTCTACATCAGAAATCCACGCCTCCTGACATTCCAGGGAATGACGCTCCATGAAACTTGGTCTTTCGTGCAAACTACCTGAGAAAAGTCACATCACAATCACATCACCGTGTATAATTACAACCTGACTGTCACACGTGTGAGAAAAGCAAaagataaaggagaaaaaaagatctggatctgcactttcttcttcttGTACCTTTTACAGCAGGTGCTTGATTCTAATCCTGTGGTTTGTTAAATGTGACAAATTAATGTTGTAGCTTTTGTATTCTCACCATGCAAACCTGGGTCACAAAGGGCAGCCACATGCTGGCGTCCATGCTCGGGTCCCTGTTTTTTTCATTATAGAAGGCATAGATTCTGTCTTGTTGGTTATTCTCCGGGCGTCTGCTGAGCATCAAACCAACGTAGTGCTGCTCTAGACACAGAAATGAAGCCAAATATGCTGCTTGACACCAAAAACATCTTTAAGTCTGCAAAAGTAAAACATTCTGATTTCATAagaaatttaataataataataataatcaccttTAGTGTGGTATGACGGCCCAACTTTGTCTTTCCCAATCTTGTGGATCCCATCACTGGAGTCAGTTCCGGAATGTGTGATGTAGAGATGTGGAGCTCCTGGAGATTCTGGAAGAAACATTCACAGGTTTTATAGTGATGCAGCGTCGTCGTCTTACAGCCAGCAGCAGTTTATGATTCATCAAGAGGCCATCCAAGAGACAAGAAGAGGAACTCGGCAGATATGTAAACAACACTGGTTGAGCGAAAGAGAGGTAGAAACTCAAAATCTAAAGCATGGGTGCAGTTCCAAGCAAAGTGCAATAAATagtgccacaggtgggaactgaaacCTCAGAACAGTGCCCAGCCAAAACCAAAACCTCCAACTCATCATTTGATGGATTCAAGGAGAACCTGGTATGGTCCACTGAGAACCCAAATCTATGAGACCTCTGACCTTGATTGTTTAACATTCCTAACCAATCTCAAATTGATCCTCCCGTCCATAGGTCCAACGGCACTGCAGCGTTTGATCAGAATCTGATTCTGCATTTTTAGGATCTCATAGTAACATTCATACAGATGTAGTTACACAGAGGTCACGGTGGCGGCAGTGGTGGTGGCGGCACAAACACTTTGGATGCTGTGTGAAGTGCTGACCAATCAGAAAGATTGGATACGGAAAACTAAAGCGTACACAAACTCACCAACAAGTAGTGATAGTTCCCCTTCCTTCAGGACACGATTCTTTATACTCGTTTCAATGGAGCGCAGATCATCAGTGGGCGCGCACACGAGCGACTCCGCTGACGTGACCTACAGGCAGACACAGGAAAGGTGTCACATTCAAACCTGCTTAACACCAATGTCTGAGTTAGtcagcacaaaaaaataaaacaaaaggatAACATAACCTCTACCCTCCTCTCGCAGGGGTTATATGGACTAGCCACCAGAGGAGGGCAGGGGTTATGTTTTCATCTTTGTCTGTGTGGCTGTAAACACTGTAACTCTGAGGGGTTTACGGATTCTTTACATTTACGGAACAGATGGTTCTTATGGACTAGTTGAGGAAATTTTCGTTGAAATTCAAATTTGCTTTGGAATATTTCCTTTCATCTTTATTTTGTCCATGTCTTTAATAGTACAAAATTCCTTCGTAATGTCAGTGCTGACCAGGCTGATGATGGAATTcccctttgtttgtttgtaattctTGGAAATCATCCGATCTGAAAAGGAAATAATTCAGTAAAGTCTTTCTTGTCTATGTTGCTCGTCAGATTTCTTGTCTACAAGCTTTCAGCTGAGGGACTTACATTATCAGCGCTTTGATACCTGACTGATAAAGAATCACTCGCCGTTCTCATTCCATATACTCACACTGACAGACAGTTCCTCCACTAAGCAGAAGTGATACAGAACTTTTATTACtttgtataaataaaaataagaagtGGCGAGTGATAAGACTTTTAAAGATCATGCTCGGGACTGTTTTATGCCGTCCTACCATGTTACAGCACAGAGTTTCTCTACTGTTTGTTCCGCAAACAAACACCCGGTTCTCTTCTTCCCTCAGGTGGAACACGGTGATGTCATAGTCACAATCCTAAATGAGAAGAGTAAAAACTTAAAATTCAGTCCAGATCGAGGCTAGCTGACACCTTAAACACTCGGGATCTGCAGTTACTCACTGGAGTTACGCTGCTGTTGAGGCATTTGTCCCACAGGACTGTCCACTGCATAGGTGGCTGGAAATTCAAACGGAGACAATATCAGGCAAATCCAAAGTTTGCAGCCTCTCATTAATGTCTCAACAGTATAACGTCTGACTACCTTCTGAGGATTCTGAAAGTTGAAGGATTCCAGGTGTCGTTGTCCAACGACTGTGACACTGTCCGGCTGTTGTCCCAGGAGAATCCGTGCAGGTTTATCCACTCCATCTTTCCACAATCTGTTGACTGACATCCCTGCAAAGAAACACTTCATAACACAGCTGATCCTAAATGGACTCTGGACCTGTTTGTACTTCCTGCAGGTACGGacactgaatgtgaggcattgatattTGCTTCCATCTACAAACATAGTGTACGAGTAGCAAATGATCATTTTCTTATCCAAAACATTCAAGATCAATCAATGTCAATCTGAAAAAAATGACTGGAACTGGGACAGTGAAGATTGTGTTATCCAGCATGATCCAGTGTTCAATGTACTCTAATTACTGATTCATCTGCACCGTTCAACCATCCATCAGCAGAGAGTGTAGCCAGACAGACAGTGTGgtacagaggtgaagaagagagagcaggcagggtggagtgggtgcagaaaggtggcaggagtgatttgtgaccgaagaatatcaacaagagtgaaggagaaagtctacatgacagtagtgagaccagttatgttggacagcttagagacagtggcactaacaaaaaggcaggagacagagctgaagataatgcgattctctttgggagtgacgaaaatggacaggattaggaatgaacatatcagagggactgcTCAGTTGGGACGGTTTTAAGAGTGGGCTGGGCAACATGCACAAGCTGCATCGGAGTACACCACAATAGCAGAGATGATCGGAATGGAACAGCAGCTGCTGCCAGCCTGGTCACAGTTGCAGTGAACATCAGCACTTCTGGACTCAtacatttaatgttttttttttattattattgaggaACACAATTCTGTAGGAGTGGAGCACAGCACTGTGCTGCttaaggcctggtcacacggcacttaataaagtgcaacaaagcccaaacgaaacaagatatctggactttcgttgacatcatttaaccttcatACAGCTTtgctcctgcagctggcgcttcgtcaaacTAAACTGTCGCAAACTTTGAACGAATGCCACCGAAATCCGTATTTAATTTTTCTggagttcttgatgtttttttttttttttacatttgcttAGCT comes from Thalassophryne amazonica chromosome 2, fThaAma1.1, whole genome shotgun sequence and encodes:
- the LOC117522104 gene encoding semaphorin-7A isoform X1; translation: MIICYSYTMFVDGSKYQCLTFSVRTCRKYKQVQSPFRISCVMKCFFAGMSVNRLWKDGVDKPARILLGQQPDSVTVVGQRHLESFNFQNPQKPPMQWTVLWDKCLNSSVTPDCDYDITVFHLREEENRVFVCGTNSRETLCCNMVTSAESLVCAPTDDLRSIETSIKNRVLKEGELSLLVESPGAPHLYITHSGTDSSDGIHKIGKDKVGPSYHTKEQHYVGLMLSRRPENNQQDRIYAFYNEKNRDPSMDASMWLPFVTQVCMADKGGRKNNLQFKWTSQMSARLYCGDRTSRQHYSELVGMATVPAEQWQDTKVYGLFRNQWGFSAACVYTIRDIHDIFMKSPLKSSGNPKQRSRLCVADSTMLSAQTLKEIEETSEVEDWVQPLNASGPLLFSHHHYKHIAVDTFQDERNNRHTVLFLSLQNGAVHKVMENHEGFIIAEYQPFHHRAHILSMTLQPSTRRLYVSSRHEVVQLDVANCVQYGDSCEECVLARDPYCGWNGTQCVPHGRLQDVNQGNHMICKSSLQGKGISVTVMDIPPQSMCMLRCPVSSHHAEYTWQHHEWSTGCSWKEQDCLLLIDNMGTKEAGNYTCVFEEKGFSKTLRLYQLRVKSRAAEQTPKPLVWICLIWTVLKNLCS
- the LOC117522104 gene encoding semaphorin-7A isoform X2, which produces MSSADRKMSLLSLLFVFRFIPVTETNTAQVPRMILTNTGMSVNRLWKDGVDKPARILLGQQPDSVTVVGQRHLESFNFQNPQKPPMQWTVLWDKCLNSSVTPDCDYDITVFHLREEENRVFVCGTNSRETLCCNMVTSAESLVCAPTDDLRSIETSIKNRVLKEGELSLLVESPGAPHLYITHSGTDSSDGIHKIGKDKVGPSYHTKEQHYVGLMLSRRPENNQQDRIYAFYNEKNRDPSMDASMWLPFVTQVCMADKGGRKNNLQFKWTSQMSARLYCGDRTSRQHYSELVGMATVPAEQWQDTKVYGLFRNQWGFSAACVYTIRDIHDIFMKSPLKSSGNPKQRSRLCVADSTMLSAQTLKEIEETSEVEDWVQPLNASGPLLFSHHHYKHIAVDTFQDERNNRHTVLFLSLQNGAVHKVMENHEGFIIAEYQPFHHRAHILSMTLQPSTRRLYVSSRHEVVQLDVANCVQYGDSCEECVLARDPYCGWNGTQCVPHGRLQDVNQGNHMICKSSLQGKGISVTVMDIPPQSMCMLRCPVSSHHAEYTWQHHEWSTGCSWKEQDCLLLIDNMGTKEAGNYTCVFEEKGFSKTLRLYQLRVKSRAAEQTPKPLVWICLIWTVLKNLCS